In Molothrus aeneus isolate 106 unplaced genomic scaffold, BPBGC_Maene_1.0 scaffold_34, whole genome shotgun sequence, a single window of DNA contains:
- the LOC136570422 gene encoding olfactory receptor 14A16-like has translation MSNSSSIRHFLLLALADTRQLQLLHFCLLLGISLAALLGNGLIISAVACGHHLHTPMFFFLLNLALSDLGSICTTVPKAMHNSLWDTSTISYSACAAQVFFFAFFIAAEYFLLTIMCYDRYVSICKPLHYGTLLGSRACAHMAAAAWASGFLNALLNTANTFSLPLCQGNALGQFFCEIPQILKLSCSRSTFRKIWISLLGVCLAFGCFVFIVFSYVQIFRAVLRIPSEQGRHKAFSTCLPHLAVVSLFLSTGFFAYLKPPSISSPSLDLGVSILYSVVPPALNPLIYSLRKQKLKAAVRTLMTGQFQKH, from the coding sequence atgtccaacagcagctccatcaggcacttcctcctgctggcattggcagacacacggcagctgcagctcctgcacttctgcctcttgctgggcatctccctggctgccctcctgggcaacggcctcatcatcagcgccgtagcctgcggccaccacctgcacacgcccatgttcttcttcctgctcaacctggccctcagcgacctgggctccatctgcaccactgtccccaaagccatgcacaattccctctgggacaccagcaccatctcctactcagcatgtgctgcacaggttttcttctttgcctttttcattgcaGCAGAGTATTTCCTcctgaccatcatgtgctacgaccgctacgtgtccatctgcaaacccctgcactatgggaccctcctgggcagcagagcttgtgcccacatggcagcagctgcctgggccagtggcTTTCTCAATGCTCTGTTGAACAcagccaatacattttccctgcccctgtgccagggcaatgccctgggccagttcttctgtgaaatcccacagatcctcaagctctcctgctcacgCTCCACCTTCAGAAAAATTTGGATTTCATTGCTTGGTGTCTGTTTAGCTTTTggctgttttgtgttcattgttttctcctatgtgcagatcttcagggctgtgctgaggatcccctctgagcagggacggcacaaagccttttccacctgcctccctcacctggccgtGGTCTCCCTGTTTCTCAGCACTGGCTTTTTTGCCTACCTGAAGcccccctccatctcctccccatccctggatctgggAGTGTCCATTCTGTACTcggtggtgcctccagccctgaatcccctcatctacagcctgaggaagCAGAAGCTCAAGGCTGCAGTGCGGACACTGATGACTGGACAGTTTCAGAAACATTAA